A single Oryza brachyantha chromosome 8, ObraRS2, whole genome shotgun sequence DNA region contains:
- the LOC102710610 gene encoding THO complex subunit 4D-like isoform X1, with translation MAYYARRGGDRVSGGRIQGGGGGGGGGGRGGYVQRGRSGVPPRGPLGLGVNSRPSARTIAKSFSRTKDMTWRPDLFSDSMAASGIETGTKLYISNLDYRVSNEDIKELFSEVGHLKRFAVHFDGYGRPNGTAEVVFTRRSDAIAALKRYNNVLLDGKAMKIEVIGTDLGLPMTPRINVVGASNGRPTRTVVMTPEIGQRGGSSSRPISGPIVNRYNRGGFQAGRGRGRGRGRAPFQSQFQVRGRGRGQFQSRGRGRKQAGKTADELDKDLETYHAEAMKTD, from the exons ATGGCGTATTATGCCAGGAGGGGTGGAGATAGGGTTAGTGGTGGCCGTATTcaaggaggtggtggaggaggaggtggtggtgggagagGTGGATATGTCCAGCGAGGAAGATCAGGGGTGCCTCCTCGAGGGCCTCTCGGGCTTGGGGTTAACTCCCGGCCATCAGCGCGCACTATCGCTAAG TCTTTCAGCAGAACCAAAGACATGACCTGGAGACCTGATCTGTTTAGTGATAGTATGGCTGCTAGTGGAATTGAAACTGGTACGAAATTGTACATTTCAAACTTGGACTATAGGGTTTCCAACGAGGATATAAAG GAGCTGTTTTCAGAAGTTGGTCACTTGAAACGCTTTGCTGTTCACTTTGATGGTTATGGGCGCCCAAAT GGCACAGCAGAGGTGGTGTTTACTAGGAGAAGTGATGCAATTGCTGCATTGAAACGCTATAATAATGTTCTACTTGATGGCAAAGCTATGAAGATCGAAGTTATTGGAACTGACTTAGGTTTGCCTATGACACCTCGCATAAATGTGGTTGGGGCTTCTAATGGCAGACCTACAAGAACAGTTGTCATGAC GCCTGAAATTGGCCAGCGTGGTGGTTCCAGCAGCAGACCAATAAGTGGTCCTATAGT TAATAGATATAACCGTGGTGGTTTCCAAGCTGGCCGTGGTCGAGGCCGTGGTAGAGGTCGTGCCCCATTCCAGTCCCAGTTCCAGGTCCGTGGCAGGGGCCGTGGTCAATTCCAGAGCCGTGGTCGTGGAAGGAAGCAAGCTGGGAAGACTGCAGATGAGCTGGACAAAGACCTGGAAACTTATCATGCTGAGGCAATGAAGACCGACTGA
- the LOC102710610 gene encoding THO complex subunit 4D-like isoform X2, with the protein MTWRPDLFSDSMAASGIETGTKLYISNLDYRVSNEDIKELFSEVGHLKRFAVHFDGYGRPNGTAEVVFTRRSDAIAALKRYNNVLLDGKAMKIEVIGTDLGLPMTPRINVVGASNGRPTRTVVMTPEIGQRGGSSSRPISGPIVNRYNRGGFQAGRGRGRGRGRAPFQSQFQVRGRGRGQFQSRGRGRKQAGKTADELDKDLETYHAEAMKTD; encoded by the exons ATGACCTGGAGACCTGATCTGTTTAGTGATAGTATGGCTGCTAGTGGAATTGAAACTGGTACGAAATTGTACATTTCAAACTTGGACTATAGGGTTTCCAACGAGGATATAAAG GAGCTGTTTTCAGAAGTTGGTCACTTGAAACGCTTTGCTGTTCACTTTGATGGTTATGGGCGCCCAAAT GGCACAGCAGAGGTGGTGTTTACTAGGAGAAGTGATGCAATTGCTGCATTGAAACGCTATAATAATGTTCTACTTGATGGCAAAGCTATGAAGATCGAAGTTATTGGAACTGACTTAGGTTTGCCTATGACACCTCGCATAAATGTGGTTGGGGCTTCTAATGGCAGACCTACAAGAACAGTTGTCATGAC GCCTGAAATTGGCCAGCGTGGTGGTTCCAGCAGCAGACCAATAAGTGGTCCTATAGT TAATAGATATAACCGTGGTGGTTTCCAAGCTGGCCGTGGTCGAGGCCGTGGTAGAGGTCGTGCCCCATTCCAGTCCCAGTTCCAGGTCCGTGGCAGGGGCCGTGGTCAATTCCAGAGCCGTGGTCGTGGAAGGAAGCAAGCTGGGAAGACTGCAGATGAGCTGGACAAAGACCTGGAAACTTATCATGCTGAGGCAATGAAGACCGACTGA
- the LOC102701375 gene encoding F-box protein SKIP28: MLPAAATAASTAPPPPPPPPPPPAAAAGEPHGALLLSLAYLPLRELLCCARACRRLRDAVAGDPLLWRRVAVGPPLSGRVTDEALLALAGRAEGTLRSLRLLGCGRVSDAGLLRVVERNPGITELYMPRCTGLTADGVVKIVQVLYERKGNLNRLRVHGISRMTTHHLDAINSVMCNSDPQQDEQSLFYSHRVHEVLNSNDERRIDVDVCPMCTNVRLVFDCTRDGCRKKDSWHQCRGCFFCIARCETCGGCIDLEELSETELACSDFLCMECWLALPKCSTCNRPYCKRHENLKVSVSPSGQFTCHRCEEFCTSPESPEENSYKLHGLVHLV, encoded by the exons AtgctgcccgccgccgccaccgccgcctcgaccgctcctcctcctcctcctcctccgccgccgccgccggctgctgctgccggcgaGCCGCACGGGGCGCTGCTCCTGTCCCTGGCCTACCTGCCGCTGCGCGAGCTCCTGtgctgcgcgcgcgcgtgccgccgcctccgcgacgccgtcgcgggGGACCCGCTCCTGTGGCGCCGCGTCGCGGTCGGCCCGCCGCTCAGCGGCCGGGTCACCGACGAGGCGCTCCTCGCGCTGGCGGGGCGCGCCGAGGGGACGCTCCGCTCCCTTCGCCTCCTCGGGTGCGGCCGCGTCTCCGACGCCGGCCTGCTCCGCGTCGTCGAGCGCAACCCCGGCATCACCGAG CTCTATATGCCCAGATGTACAGGCTTAACTGCTGATGGTGTGGTGAAGATTGTTCAGGTTCTTTATGAACGCAAGGGGAATCTCAATCGCCTTAGAGTACATGGTATTTCCAGGATGACTACGCATCATCTCGATGCTATCAATTCTGTCATGTGCAACAGTGATCCACAACAAGATGAGCAATCACTTTTCTATAGCCACAGAGTCCATGAAGTGCTCAACTCCAATGATGAACGACGTATTGATGTTGATGTCTGTCCTATGTGCACAAATGTGAGGCTGGTGTTTGATTGTACAAGGGATGGCTGTAG GAAAAAGGATAGTTGGCATCAATGTCGAGGCTGCTTCTTCTGCATTGCTCGATGCGAAACATGCGGTGGTTGCATCGACTTGGAGGAGCTCAGCGAGACTGAACTCGCCTGCTCAGACTTCCTGTGCATGGAGTGCTGGCTTGCGCTCCCGAAATGTAGCACATGCAACCGGCCCTACTGCAAGAGGCATGAAAATCTTAAGGTTTCTGTATCACCATCTGGCCAATTTACTTGTCACCGTTGCGAGGAGTTTTGCACCTCACCGGAGAGCCCGGAAGAAAATTCTTACAA ACTTCATGGACTTGTACACCTTGTCTGA
- the LOC102710895 gene encoding transcription factor MYB20, whose translation MGRQPCCDKVGLKKGPWTAEEDQKLVSFLLSNGQCCWRAVPKLAGLLRCGKSCRLRWTNYLRPDLKRGLLSDAEEKIVVDLHAQLGNRWSKIASHLPGRTDNEIKNHWNTHIKKKLKKMGIDPLTHKPLPAPPPPHESLEKKKKKEEENTAAGVVEQQDDDDGSLAQLRESPGFCTDEVPMIHPDEIMVPLCTADGVSTPTPTTSSSSSSSSSTTTSCDEDVPLHPPILEWPDDAKWLMELDEVIAAAAPPSLLWDDDLPPLPLPSPAAVYEELDTLD comes from the exons ATGGGGAGGCAGCCGTGCTGCGACAAGGTGGGGCTGAAGAAGGGGCCAtggacggcggaggaggaccaGAAGCTCGTCAGCTTCCTCCTCAGCAACGGCCAGTGCTGCTGGCGCGCCGTCCCGAAgctcgccggcctcctccgctgcGGCAAGAGCTGCCGCCTCCGGTGGACCAACTACCTCCGGCCGGACCTCAAGCGGGGCCTCCTCTCCGACGCCGAGGAGAAGATCGTCGTCGACCTCCACGCCCAGCTGGGCAATAG gTGGTCTAAGATTGCGTCTCACTTGCCTGGGAGGACGGACAACGAGATCAAGAACCACTGGAACACTCACATCAAGAAGAAGCTCAAGAAAATGGGGATTGACCCTCTCACCCACAAGCCCCTCCccgcccctccgccgccgcacgagtcgctggagaagaagaagaagaaggaggaggagaacacGGCGGCTGGGGTGGTAGAGCagcaggacgacgacgacgggtcGTTGGCCCAGCTCAGGGAGTCACCCGGATTCTGCACCGACGAGGTGCCGATGATCCACCCGGACGAGATCATGGTGCCACTGTGCACGGCCGACGGTGtctcgacgccgacgccgacgacgtcgtcgtcgtcctcctcctcctcatcgacgacgacgagctgcGACGAGGACGTCCCGCTGCACCCCCCGATCCTGGAGTGGCCGGACGACGCCAAGTGGCTGATGGAGCTCGACGAGGtgatcgccgcggcggcgccgccgtcccttCTGTGGGACGACGACCTCCCACCGCTGCCtctgccgtcgccggcggcggtgtaCGAGGAGCTAGACACGTTGGACTAG